GAAGAGGAAGAGCAGCAGCGCAACCGCGAATTGAAGAATCAGCCCGGTGCAGCTACCCCGAGTGGCAACAATCTGGGTGATTTGATCCGGCAGAAGCTTGAGGACAGTGAATAAGACGCCCAACTTCAGCCAACGCCATCCGTTTCTCTTCGGATTCATGCTGATTGCAGCGGCCGTGGCCCTCTTTATGGGGGCCATGGCCGCTTTCTCGTATTGGTCCGGGCAGGGCGGGGGATGGGGCCAGCCCCAAATAGGGGTGGTCCATGTCCGCGGCGTATTGACCAACGCCCGGCCGGTCACGCATTGGATCGAGACCCTGCGGCAGAAAAACCGGGTCAAGGGCGTTTTGGTGCGCATCAATTCGCCTGGCGGTGTGGTTGCCCCCTCCCAGGAGGTCTATTCCGCGGTCAGTTCTCTGGCCGAAGACAAGCCGGTGGTGGTGTCCATGGGCTCTGTGGCCGCTTCTGGAGGGTATTATGTTGCAGTGGGGGCGCCGACAATTTTCGCTAACCCCGGGACCATTACGGGCAGTATCGGCGTCAAGGCGCAACTGAAGAATTTCAAGGGCCTTTTGGATAAACTCGGCATTGAGGACGAAACCGTGGTCAGCGGTCCGCTCAAGGACGCCACCTCGGCAGCGAAGCCGATGACTGAGGCCGAGCGGAAATACATGCAGGGCATGGTGGATGATATGCATGCCCAATTTGTCCAGGCGATAGCCAAAGGCCGGGATATGGATCTGGAAGTGGTTCGCCGGTTGGCTGACGGCCGGGCCTACACCGGCCGCCAAGCTAAGGACCTTGGTCTGGTCGATGCCCTGGGCTCAATGCAGGACGCATTGGACGTGCTGCGGCACAAAGCTCAGGTAGGAACCGACTATGCGCTGGTCGAAGGGCCGGAACGGGAACGGTCCTTGTGGCAATGGCTGTTGAGCACGGTCAGTATACAGTGGCCCGATATGACCGGGGAACCCCATTGGGAATTTCGTTATGAGTGATATACTCGACGCGCTACGTGAGAGAATTGAACATGGCGGGCGGTTGTCTCGCAGGGAGGCCGTGGAACTGGTCCAAGAAGCGACGGTCCACGACCTGGGCGAACTCGGACTTCTGGCCCGCGAACGACGCCACGGCCGTCAGGCCTATTATGTTTACAACCAGCATCTGAATTATACGAATATTTGTGAAAATCGGTGCCGTTTTTGCGCCTACAGCAAGCGGCGCGGTGAAAAGGGCGGTTTCACCTATTCTGCTGCCCAGGCCCGTGCCCGGCTTGAAGAACGCCAGGACGCCCCGATCCGGGAGGTGCACATCGTCGGCGGGCTCAACCCGGCCCTGCCCTACGAGTATTATCTGGAGCTGATCCGGACCGTGAAGCAGGCCCGGCCCGGTGCTCGGGTCAAAGCATTTACCGCGGTGGAAATCGCTTTTTTGGCCGATACGTACGGCAAATCGCAGACCACCGTCCTGGAAGAATTGATGGCCGCCGGTCTGGACGCCCTGCCCGGGGGTGGGGCTGAGGTTTTTGATCCGCAACTGCGGCAGAAATTGTGCCCGGAAAAGGTCTCTGGACAACGGTGGCTGGATATCCACCGCATCGCCCACGGGCTCGGTTTGCCCACGAACGCGACCATGCTCTTTGGGCATATTGAGGGCTGGGAGGAGCGTTTGGACCATCTCGAGGCGCTGCGCGAGCTCCAGGATGAAACTGGGGGCTTTCTGTGTTTCATCCCGCTTCCCTATCAGCCAAAGAATAACCGCCTCGGGGGCGTGGGGCCGGATGGACAGGACTATTTGCGCATGATCGCCCTGTCGCGCCTCTTTTTGGACAATGTGTCGCATCTCAAGGCGTATTGGGTCATGGCCGGCATCAAACCAGCCCAATTGGCTTTGTGGGCGGGGGCGGACGATTTTGACGGCACCCTGGTCGAAGAACGCATCGGTCACGCCGCTGGAGCAGAAGCCCCGGCCGGCATGACGGTGCCGCAACTCGAGCAGGCCATTGCCGCCGCCGGGTTCTCGGCAGTGGAGCGGGATACCTTTTTTCAGCCAGTGGCGACGGCGTAACAGCCAGTCGGAGCTCTTTTGGGGGGATGGCGCGGCCAATTGACGCTGGCGTCGTCTTGGGGTACCTGCCAAGAATCGTTGTGGGACAGTTCGTAAATCGGGAGGAGACGAAGATGGACGTTTTAGGCACGCTTTTTTCGAATATGGGTGAGAGCACGGTCCCGGGGATGTTCGGCGTCGGCGGCATCCTGGTGTATTTTGTGGTTATCGTGGGCGCCGCCTTGTTCCGGATCAAAGAAATCTATCAGGAAGAAGAGCACCACTGAGCCGACACCGGTCGTCATCATCAGAACTTTTCAAGGCGGAGCTCTATGGCCCCGCCTTTTTTTATGGTGCGCCCGGCAGGGCGCACCCACTTGGAGGTGAAAGTCCTCTACAGGCCCGACAAGGGGAACTGTTAGCCGGACGGCAAGGGTGTCCACCGCGAGGTGGGATCTGAAGGAAGCCGCAGGCAAAACGCTGGCCTGACGAACAGGAATCGCATACGAGGCGGCCATGCCGGGTAAGGAGTCCATTATCTTCAAAGCCCTGTACTTGTACGGAAAGCATGGACGTATATGCGGCGGGCATAAGCGTGAAGGTGGGTGCGCATTACCCGGGGAGGTCTGTCCGCCTGCCATGTGCTACCGGCGTCGCGAGGCGTCGGGACGGGCGGGCAGAAGTCAGCCGAGTGCATAGTAGGTCCCCCGACCGGACTGAAGGCCCGAACATCTAACACGGGACGGGAGCCCGAAATTTCGATGACGAACGGAGCCGCAGAAGGACGGGCTGGGACGCCCGTCGCCACACCCGAGGGTAGGGGACGGAATCCCCGAGAGTACGGTAGTGGTGCGTCAAGCGTCACGGCAACGAAGGAGTACTCCCATCCGGAGCAGCAGAGTTTGATGGAAGCGGTGGTCGGACGCGAGAACATGCTTGCGGCCTACAAGCGTGTACGCGCCAACAAAGGCGTCCCCGGAGTCGACGGCATGAGCGTCAACGACGTATGGGGATATTGCACGCTCAACTGGGCCCGAATCAAAGAGGAGTTGCTGGACGGACGGTACGAGCCGCAGCCGGTGCTCGGGGTGGAAATCCCTAAACCCGGCGGCGGGGTGCGCCAACTGGGCATCCCGACGGCGCTGGACCGCCTGATACAGCAGGCGCTGCACCAGGTGCTCTCCCCCATTTTCAACCCTCACTTCTCCGAATCCAGCTACGGCTTCCGGCCCGGTCGAAGTGCGCATCAGGCCGTGCTCAAGGCACGGGAGCATGCTGCCGCCGGCAAACGGTGGGTCGTGGACATGGACCTGGAGAAGTTCTTCGACCGCGTGAACCACGACGTGCTCATGGCGCGCGTGGCCCGCAAGGTGAAGGACAAGCGGGTGCTCGTCCTCATCCGGCGTTACCTGCAAGCGGGGCTGATGCAGGGGGGAATTGCATCGAAACGAAAGGAGGGCACGCCGCAAGGCGGCCCCCTCTCGCCGCTCTTGTCCAACATCCTTCTGGATGACCTGGACAAGGAGCTTGAACGCAGAGGCCACGCGTTCTGCCGATACGCCGACGACTGCAATATCTACGTGCAAACAAAACGGTCCGGCGAACGCGCAATGGCCTCGATCACCCGGTTTCTGACAGAGCGGTTGAAGTTGAGGGTCAACGCGGATAAGAGCGCGGTTGACCGGCCATGGAAAAGGAAATTCCTTGGGTACTCGATGACCTGGCATACGCAGCCGCGGCTCAAGGTTGCGCCCAGTGTGGTCAAACGCCTGAAACAGGCGGTACGGGAGGAATTTCGACGTGGGCGGGGACGGTCGCTCAAGAAGACGATAGACACCCTTGCGCCGAAACTGCGAGGCTGGATGAACTACTTCAAGCTGGCGGAGGTAAAGGGAGTTTTTGAAGAACTGGACATGTGGATTCGCCGCAGATTGCGCAATATCCTGTGGCGGCATTGGAAACGACCCTACGCCCGAGCAAGGAACCTGATTCGCCGGGGACTGACTGAAGAGCGCGCCTGGAAATCCGCCATCAACGGCCGCGGGCCATGGTGGAACTCCGGCGCATCGCATATGAACCAGGCATTCCCCAAGAAATACTTTGATTCACTTGGACTCGTGTCACTGCAAGATCAACTTCGCAAAGCTCAAAGTGTCAGGTGAACCGCCGTGGTACGGAACCGTATGCCCGGTGGTGTGAGAGGACGGGGGCCGCAAGGCCCCCTCCTACTCGATTCCTCCCTGGAGTGGAAAAATTGTGACCTGCCTGAGCCAGGGAGCTGAAGTGTGCCCAAACCACGGAAAAAGGGGGCGGGTGTAAATTGGGGAAAAGGCGAAGCAGGCTTTGTCTTGGGGGAACTCCTTGGGGCGCGCCCCGTCAGGAGGCCGGTTGTCCGTAGGTGTGCAGTTCCTCGACAAGCTGGAGCAAGTAGGCGCCGTAATCGTTTTTGGCCATGGGAGCGGCGAGTTCACGGACCTGATCCGGCGTGATGTATCCTTTGCGCAGGGCGATTTCCTCGATACAGCCGAGTTTGAATCCCTGGCGCTCCTGGATAGCCTGGACGAAGCTCGCGGCCTGGTGCAGGGATTCATGGGTCCCGGCGTCAAGCCAGGCGTACCCGCGGCCCAGGACTTCGACGTGGAGTGTGCCAGCCTGGAGATAGGCGGTGTTGATGTCCGTGATCTCCAGTTCGCCGCGTGAGGAGGGACGCAACTGTGCGGCGATCTCGGTCACAGTATTGTCATAGAAATAGATCCCGGGGACCGCATATTTTGACCGCGGCTTCTCCGGTTTTTCGACGATGCGCGTGGCCCGCCCATGGGCGTCGAATTCCACCACGCCGTACTGCCGCGGATCCCGGACTGGATAGCCGAAAACGATCCCCCCTTGTTCCAGGGCGGCACACCGCTGCAGGATCCGCGAGAGCCCTTCGCCGTAAAGCAGATTGTCTCCCAGGACGAGACAGACCGAGTCGTCGCCGATAAACTCCCGCCCGAGGACAAACGCCTGGGGCAACCCTTCCGGCTCCGGCTGGGTCTTATACGTCAAGCGAAGCCCGATTTGTTCGCCGCTGCCCAGAAGCCGTTCGAAACGGGGGATGTCCTGTGGTGTGGAAATGATCAGAATCTCCCTGATACCGGCGAGCATAAGCACGGAAAGGGGATAATAGATCATGGGTTTATCGTAGATGGGCAAAAGCTGTTTGCTCACGCCCCAGGTCAACGGATACAGCCGTGTGCCGGATCCCCCGGCGAGAATGATGCCTTTCATGGAAACTCCGTTCTCCAATACCGAAGCGAGTGACGCAGTGAGGACGTGGGCGTTGTTAGCTTGAAGGGCAGGGAAGGGCAAGAGGAGGCTGCGCTCCGGTGTTTTCTCGTGGGAGCGGCTGATTGCCTGCAGGACCAAGGCGCACCGTGAGAGGTGAGACTGGCGTCCCGCGCAGTTTCGCATGGGCTGGGCTGAGAAAAGAAGGCCCCGGCAGGACCGGGGCTGAGTATGTCAGTCTTCCCAGGAAATGCATTCGCTGGGGCAGCTGTCGATGGCCTCCTGAATCTGGTCTTCCGGGCCGCCTTCTTCCTTGATGACGTAGGCCTTCCCTTCGTCTTCGTCCATGGCGAAGACCTCAGGACAGATTTCGACACAGCTTTCACACCCGATGCATTCGTCGTGATCGATCACTACCTTGCTCATTCTGGCCTCCTTACTCAAAGTGTTTGACGCCCGGGGAGCCCGTGAACTCCCTCACGGCTCAGACGTATAGCACACAAGAAAAGCTGACAGCAATGGGCGCGATCGGAGAAAGTTCTCTGATTTTCCCGGCAGTGGGCCGGGACCCATGTACAGAGTACGACTCAAAAGTCTTGAGGCGTGAAGCGGTGCTCGGAGTGCATCGTGAGGGCATTACGCACCGGGCCCCAATTTCGGCCTCGCTCGTTTGCATGGACGTGCAGTGACGAAGAGCAGTGCACGTTTTGCAGTGGTCGTGGTTAGGCAGAAAACTTGGTTCTTTGATGGATCCTGTGGATTTTTGGAGTTTGCCGTCTCTTCTGTGTACCCACTTTCGGCCCGGTATTTTCTCAATCCCGCCAAAGGGGGATCCTTGCCCCCTCCGGACTCTCAAGTGGAACAGAACTCCAGGTGTCGAAGATGGCCCTTGTTGCATCAAAATCCGCCTGGGAGCATTCAGTTCGCGGTCCGGTTTCCCCCTTTTGGCGGGACCAAGAAAATGTGCGGGCCTTTCGCTCGAAGCACACAGAAGAGACGGCAAACTTTTGCGTCTGAAATTCCATGCCCTGTGACGAAGAGCCGAAAACTTGTAGGGAGTTCTTGGCAATGCGGTATTTACGCATCATCTCCGGTGGTCAGACCGGGATCGATCGGGCGGCCCTTGACTGGGCCCTGGAGAACGACGTGCCCTGCGGGGGGTGGGTACCTCGGGGCAGATGGGCGGAAGATGGCCCCGTACCCACGCGGTATCCGCTTCAGGAAACCGAAGTGGTGGATCCCGCTGTGCGCACTGCTCGCAATGTCCGCGACAGTGACGGAACCCTTGTCCTGTATGTGGGAAAACCGTGCGGAGGGACGGAGCTGACTATTCACTTCGCCCGCTGTGATACATGGCCGGGTGGCCCGCGGGCAATGTGCTGCGTGTCTCTGGATCGCGAGCAATGGACGGCCGCGGTTTCGCGGGTGGTGCACTGGATGCGGACGAATTGTATCTGCACTTTGAATGTCGCCGGCCCCAGAGAGAGCGAGGCGCCGGGGATTGAGGTCATGGGGCGGCAATTTCTCGATCTGTGCCTGGAGCCGGGAAGCGCATCTTGACAGGGGGTGTGAATTGGTCCATTGGTAGGACCAATTCAGGAGAGAGGGAACGGGATGGATTTCACGGTAACGCCGGCGCGCAAGCCCAAAGTGTATGAAGAAGTGGTGCGCCAGATCGAGGAGTTGATTGCCAGTGGTGCCCTGCGCGATGGTGACCGTTTGCCACCGGAACGGGAACTGGCTCAGCTGTTCAAGGTCTCGCGGAATTCCGTGCGCGAAGCGGTTTTTGCCCTGGAAAACCGCGGTTTGGTGGTCAGCAAGGTCGGGGCCGGAACCTTTGTCCGCGGCGCGGAACAGGACTTGATCGATCCTTTGGCCCGGGCCATTGAGCAGCAGCGGCAACGGCTGCACGAGATCTTTGAGTTCCGGCTGCTTTTGGAGCCGCAGATTATCGGCTTGGCGGCCTTGCATGTTTCCGGGGAACAACTCCAGGAATTAGAGGCCCTTGTAGCGGCCCAGGAGGCACGGATTGCCGAAGGCCTGCCCTGGGGGGATCTGGACAGCCGTTTCCACCGCCTGATCGTGCAGGCCTCGGGCAATCAGGTCCTTTGCAAGGTCTTCCAGCAATTGGATGCTATTCTGGACGAGGTCCGCGACGAAACGCTCCAGACGGCAAGTCGAGCCCGGGAATCCCTGGCGACCCACCAGCGCATCGTGGAAGCGTTGCGCCGTGGTGACCCCGAGGCCGCCTCACGGGAAATGGAGGACCACCTCATCGGGGTCGAGGAGGCCAAGGACCGGTCGTAACCACGAGGCGGTTCAATGGCCTTGCCCTGGGTTTTGAAGCCAGGGGGATGTCGGAGCCTATATGTGTCATGTTCAAAACAGGACCGGCTGAGATGTCGGTCCGTTGGAATGGAGGATCTGGTATGAAAGAGATCAAGGATACGGCCAGAGAGTTGATGAAAGGGTACTGCCGCGTCTGCCGTGTTTGTGACGGGAAGGCGTGTGCCGGTGAGGTGCCTGGCATGGGAGGATTGGGAACCGGGAGTGCCTTCCAATCCAATGTTACGGCATTGGCCGAGAAGCAGTTCAATATGCGGCTGCTCCACGAGGTCACCGAACCGGATACGAGCGTGGAGATGTTGGGCCAGACCCTGGATATTCCCGTGCTGGCTGCGCCCATCGGCGGCGTGTCCTTTAATATGGGCGGCGGCGTCAGTGAAGGGGAGTATATCCGTGCCGTCGTCAACGGGTGCAAGGCCGAAGGCACTCTGGGATGCGTTGGCGACGGCGTGCCCCCCTTTATCCACGAAGAAGGGTATGCGGCTATAGCGGAAGCAGGCGGCGCTGGGATCCCCTTTATCAAGCCCTGGGAAGACGAGGAATTGTACGAAAAAATGCGCAAGGCCGCTGACGCCGGAGCGTCCATCGTCGGCATGGATGTCGATGCCGCAGGACTGATCACGCTGCGGAAGATGGGCCGCCCGGTGTCCCCCAAACCGGCCCATGAACTGCGCAAAATTCGGGAAACGACTTCCATGCGGTTCATCATCAAGGGGGTCATGACACCGGACGAAGCCAAGCTCGCTGTAGAGGCTGGCGCTGACGGTATCGTGGTCTCCAACCACGGCGGCCGCGTACTGGACCATACACCGGGCGTTGCGGAGATCTTGGCCGGGGTCGCCGATGCTGTGCAAGGGCAGACCGCGATTCTGGCTGACGGCGGCGTCCGCACCGGGGGGGACGTCCTGAAGATGCTCGCCCTGGGTGCTGAGGCGGTCATGGTTGGCCGTCCCATCTCCATTGCCGCTGTGGGGGGGCTGGAAGACGGGGTGCGCGCCGCGTTGCAGCAAATGCGCACCGAACTCAAACAGGCTATGGTCCTGACCGGGACCGCGCGCGCTTCAGCCGTGCAGCCGCAGATCCTGCACAGCTGAGCGGAGGACTCCAATGATAACTGCTTTTGTGATGTATATTGCTCTGGGTGCCTTTGCCGGGGTGCTGGCCGGTCTCCTGGGGATCGGCGGCGGGCTCGTCATTGTGCCCATGCTGACGTTCATGTTCACGGCGCAGGGATTGCCCGATGCCTATATCCTGCACTTGGCCCTGGGGACGTCGCTGGCGACCATCCTGTTCACCTCCATCTCCAGTCTGCGGGCCCACAACCAGCATGGAGCGGTGAAGTGGCCAGTCTTCTGGCGCATCGCGCCGGGGATCATCTTTGGCACCTTTCTGGGGTCCTGGATCGCCGCGCAATTGTCCACGGACTTTCTCAAAGGATTTTTCGCCTGCTTTCTGTTTTATGTCGGCATTCGCATGCTGCGCGGCAGCAAACCCAAGCCGTCCCGGCAATTGCCCGGAACGCTCGGGATCTTCGGGGCCGGTAGCGGGATCGGGGTTTTTTCCAGCTTAGTCGGCATCGGCGGCGGGACGCTCTCGGTGCCTTTTCTTGTCTGGTGCAACGTGACCATGCATAAGGCTATCGGGACTGCGGCCGCCATCGGTTTTCCTATTGCCGTGGCCGGCAGTCTGGGATACCTGGTCAACGGCCTCGGCACAGAGGTTCTGCCCTGGTATTGTCTGGGGTTTATCCATATCCCAGCCCTTTTGGGCATTATTCTGGCCAGCGTTTTGACCGCGCCGGTGGGGGCGCGGTTGGCGCATAAACTGCCGGTGGCGCGGCTGAAAAAGATCTTTGCTGTGCTGCTGCTCTTTGTCGGATTGCGCATGCTCTGGACCCTGTTCTGATTGTGTCAGGCATGTTGCGGCGCGTTTGACACCGCCCCCTCTCACCTGTGCTTTTTGGTGGGAGGGGGCGTTTTGTGTTGGATGGGGTGAAAATTGTTCTCGGGCCGGGTCCGGAATTTTGCCCCTGGCCTGGAAAAAGGCGCGTGGTGTGGTTAGGGGGCGTAGCCAGGCCAAGCGGTCTGCGTCGTTGTTCCGTGCGCGTGTATTCCCGGGCGCAGGAGATTTCCAGGCCGTGTGCAAAACCCCCGGACCCGGTGTGGTGCTTCTTTTCCTGGGCCGGGTCCGGAATTTTGCCCCCGGCCTGGAAAAAGGCGCGTGGTGTGGTTTGGGGGCGTAGCTAGGCCAAGCGGTCTGCGTCGTTGTGCCGTCCGCGTGTATTCCTGGGCGCAGGAGATTTCCAGGCCGTGTGCAAACCCCCGGACCCGGTGTGGTGCCTCTTTTCCTGGGCCGGGTCCGGAATTTTGCCCCTGGCCTGGAAAAAGTCTGTTCGAAGGCGGTTCAGGATTCCTGCCTGCCGCGAAATTGGCCGTGGGAGAGGAATTCTATGGGGCTGACGGGAGCGTCTTGTCCAGGAGGTAGTCGTCCATGACAAAGCCGTGGCCAATGTCCTGGCAGATTTCCCGGCGGTGGGAAAACCCCATTTTTTCGTAGGCCCTGATGGAGGCGTGATTATTCTTGTTCACCGTGAGCCAGATGTATGGCGTGCCGAGCTCACGGCAGACCGATTCCACATGGTCCAGGGCGAAGCGGCCTAATCCGCAGCCGCGCCGGTCGCGCCGGATATAGATCTTGCTCAGAAAGAGTTCTCCCGCGGCGGTGTCTGGCACGACGCCGATATAGCCGACAGCTTGGCCTTTTTCATAGACCAGATCGTAGCGGGCCCCGGTGTCGATCTGAGCGGCAATGGCTTCGCGACTCTGAAATTTGGGAACCATGTACTCGACCTGAGCGGGGCCGATGATCGGTGTGTAGTGCTCATGCCAGATTTCGTGCGCCAAGGCTGCTACCCGGGCGATGTCGGCAGCGCTCTGAACGCAATGGATGTGGGGCATAGAGGAACTCCTTGCGATGAAAGAGGGGAATCTGGAGCCGTGAACTAAAGCCGGAATTGTGCCCTCAGCCTGGGAAAAGTATCTGGGCGGCGTTGGGGCGGGCCCAGCGTCCAGGCAAGGCCATGTGGCTCTCTGTATTGGCCATACCGGCGCCGGAGAGCCTCTTGGCTGCCGTTCTTACCCGTTCGTAACGACTTCTGCCAACCGCTCCAGCCACAGCCGGGTCACGGCTGGTTTTTCCAGAAGTCCTCTGAGCTCAGCTTGGGGAGCGAATCCGGCCGCCGTCAACCGTGACCGCCATGAGGTCGGTTCCTCCCCGGCCAAGTCACGTTGGGCGTGGGTGCCGATCAAGGTCAGCAGGGGGATGAGTCGTAATTGGGGCGTGCCGGGGTCCAGGCGTTGGAGCAGGTCGTCGAGTGTCGGCCAATACTCCATGCTCCCGAGCAGGATCCGCGGCTGACGCCAGGCGAGCCAGTGGGCCAGGGCTACATACAGGGCGTGTCCTGGTTCGGGCGAGCCGTGGGCCATATAGACGAGCTGGTTTTCCAGTCCCGGCGCTCCGTCTTCAGCGAGGAGCGCTTCTCCCAGGCGTGCGACGGAGGCAGGTTCCCACAACAGCGGTGCTGTGACGTGGCAGTCCGGTTTCTCCGGCAGATGGGCCAAGGCCCTGACGGTTTGCCGGATCGTTCCGTACTCTTTGCCCGGGATGACCTGTAAGGGGTGGACAATGATGCGTGTCGTGGCTTCCTGGCTCAACCTGGTGAGTACGGCGGGGAGACTGTCCACCGAGCCGCCCGCGTTTCTGCGCAGGGAACGCATGCGTTTGGAGAGAAACGCCCAGTGGATATCAGCCTGGGGAAAACGGTCCTGCACCGCCTCCTGATAGGTCCGCAGGGTTTCCAAGCCCCGTTGGCTGGCAGTGCCGAAGGTGGTGCAGACAATGGCGATCGAAGCGGTCATGAGGGGCTCGAGTCTCCGTGTTTGTGCGGCACACCGCCGCGGACATGGGCGTGGACATGGCTGTGCAGGGTGACATTGCCGTTGCATTCTAGTTGCCCGGCGTGCAATTCGCACAGCCGTGAGGTGGTCTGGTCCAAAAAGTCCCAATCGTGAGAAACGATAAGCAGAGCTGTGTCCAACCGTTCAAGAATATCGATCAGCCTGTTCCGGGCGTCGTGGTCCAGGTCATTGGTCGGCTCGTCAAGCAAAAGAGCCTGCGGGCGCATGGCCAAAACCGTTGCCAAGGCGACGAGTTTTTTTTGCCCCCCCGAAAGCGTGTGGGTCATGGCCTCGGCCAAAGCGGTGAGTTCGAGGTCGGCCAGGGTTTCCAGGGCTCTTGTCCGGGCGTGTTCCCGGGACAGGCCGAGGTTGCGGGGGCCGAAGGCCACGTCTTCCAGCACGGTGGGGCAAAAGAGCTGGTCGTCGCTGTCCTGGAAGACAAAACCGATATGCTGGCGCAACGTCCGCCAGTCCTCGCGGGTGTGGATCGGGCTCCCGGAAAAAAACACGTTCCCGTGCTGCGGCGCCAGCAGCCCCATGATCACCCGGAGCAAGGTGGTTTTCCCGGAGCCGTTGGGGCCGATGAGGCCGATGCGCTCCTGCGCCGGGAGAGAG
The sequence above is drawn from the Desulfohalobium retbaense DSM 5692 genome and encodes:
- the rfbA gene encoding glucose-1-phosphate thymidylyltransferase RfbA is translated as MKGIILAGGSGTRLYPLTWGVSKQLLPIYDKPMIYYPLSVLMLAGIREILIISTPQDIPRFERLLGSGEQIGLRLTYKTQPEPEGLPQAFVLGREFIGDDSVCLVLGDNLLYGEGLSRILQRCAALEQGGIVFGYPVRDPRQYGVVEFDAHGRATRIVEKPEKPRSKYAVPGIYFYDNTVTEIAAQLRPSSRGELEITDINTAYLQAGTLHVEVLGRGYAWLDAGTHESLHQAASFVQAIQERQGFKLGCIEEIALRKGYITPDQVRELAAPMAKNDYGAYLLQLVEELHTYGQPAS
- a CDS encoding sulfite exporter TauE/SafE family protein is translated as MITAFVMYIALGAFAGVLAGLLGIGGGLVIVPMLTFMFTAQGLPDAYILHLALGTSLATILFTSISSLRAHNQHGAVKWPVFWRIAPGIIFGTFLGSWIAAQLSTDFLKGFFACFLFYVGIRMLRGSKPKPSRQLPGTLGIFGAGSGIGVFSSLVGIGGGTLSVPFLVWCNVTMHKAIGTAAAIGFPIAVAGSLGYLVNGLGTEVLPWYCLGFIHIPALLGIILASVLTAPVGARLAHKLPVARLKKIFAVLLLFVGLRMLWTLF
- a CDS encoding alpha-hydroxy-acid oxidizing protein, encoding MKEIKDTARELMKGYCRVCRVCDGKACAGEVPGMGGLGTGSAFQSNVTALAEKQFNMRLLHEVTEPDTSVEMLGQTLDIPVLAAPIGGVSFNMGGGVSEGEYIRAVVNGCKAEGTLGCVGDGVPPFIHEEGYAAIAEAGGAGIPFIKPWEDEELYEKMRKAADAGASIVGMDVDAAGLITLRKMGRPVSPKPAHELRKIRETTSMRFIIKGVMTPDEAKLAVEAGADGIVVSNHGGRVLDHTPGVAEILAGVADAVQGQTAILADGGVRTGGDVLKMLALGAEAVMVGRPISIAAVGGLEDGVRAALQQMRTELKQAMVLTGTARASAVQPQILHS
- a CDS encoding GNAT family N-acetyltransferase; the encoded protein is MPHIHCVQSAADIARVAALAHEIWHEHYTPIIGPAQVEYMVPKFQSREAIAAQIDTGARYDLVYEKGQAVGYIGVVPDTAAGELFLSKIYIRRDRRGCGLGRFALDHVESVCRELGTPYIWLTVNKNNHASIRAYEKMGFSHRREICQDIGHGFVMDDYLLDKTLPSAP
- the sppA gene encoding signal peptide peptidase SppA, with translation MNKTPNFSQRHPFLFGFMLIAAAVALFMGAMAAFSYWSGQGGGWGQPQIGVVHVRGVLTNARPVTHWIETLRQKNRVKGVLVRINSPGGVVAPSQEVYSAVSSLAEDKPVVVSMGSVAASGGYYVAVGAPTIFANPGTITGSIGVKAQLKNFKGLLDKLGIEDETVVSGPLKDATSAAKPMTEAERKYMQGMVDDMHAQFVQAIAKGRDMDLEVVRRLADGRAYTGRQAKDLGLVDALGSMQDALDVLRHKAQVGTDYALVEGPERERSLWQWLLSTVSIQWPDMTGEPHWEFRYE
- the mqnE gene encoding aminofutalosine synthase MqnE → MSDILDALRERIEHGGRLSRREAVELVQEATVHDLGELGLLARERRHGRQAYYVYNQHLNYTNICENRCRFCAYSKRRGEKGGFTYSAAQARARLEERQDAPIREVHIVGGLNPALPYEYYLELIRTVKQARPGARVKAFTAVEIAFLADTYGKSQTTVLEELMAAGLDALPGGGAEVFDPQLRQKLCPEKVSGQRWLDIHRIAHGLGLPTNATMLFGHIEGWEERLDHLEALRELQDETGGFLCFIPLPYQPKNNRLGGVGPDGQDYLRMIALSRLFLDNVSHLKAYWVMAGIKPAQLALWAGADDFDGTLVEERIGHAAGAEAPAGMTVPQLEQAIAAAGFSAVERDTFFQPVATA
- the ltrA gene encoding group II intron reverse transcriptase/maturase, which codes for MEAVVGRENMLAAYKRVRANKGVPGVDGMSVNDVWGYCTLNWARIKEELLDGRYEPQPVLGVEIPKPGGGVRQLGIPTALDRLIQQALHQVLSPIFNPHFSESSYGFRPGRSAHQAVLKAREHAAAGKRWVVDMDLEKFFDRVNHDVLMARVARKVKDKRVLVLIRRYLQAGLMQGGIASKRKEGTPQGGPLSPLLSNILLDDLDKELERRGHAFCRYADDCNIYVQTKRSGERAMASITRFLTERLKLRVNADKSAVDRPWKRKFLGYSMTWHTQPRLKVAPSVVKRLKQAVREEFRRGRGRSLKKTIDTLAPKLRGWMNYFKLAEVKGVFEELDMWIRRRLRNILWRHWKRPYARARNLIRRGLTEERAWKSAINGRGPWWNSGASHMNQAFPKKYFDSLGLVSLQDQLRKAQSVR
- a CDS encoding sirohydrochlorin cobaltochelatase; amino-acid sequence: MTASIAIVCTTFGTASQRGLETLRTYQEAVQDRFPQADIHWAFLSKRMRSLRRNAGGSVDSLPAVLTRLSQEATTRIIVHPLQVIPGKEYGTIRQTVRALAHLPEKPDCHVTAPLLWEPASVARLGEALLAEDGAPGLENQLVYMAHGSPEPGHALYVALAHWLAWRQPRILLGSMEYWPTLDDLLQRLDPGTPQLRLIPLLTLIGTHAQRDLAGEEPTSWRSRLTAAGFAPQAELRGLLEKPAVTRLWLERLAEVVTNG
- a CDS encoding ferredoxin codes for the protein MSKVVIDHDECIGCESCVEICPEVFAMDEDEGKAYVIKEEGGPEDQIQEAIDSCPSECISWED
- a CDS encoding putative molybdenum carrier protein; the encoded protein is MRYLRIISGGQTGIDRAALDWALENDVPCGGWVPRGRWAEDGPVPTRYPLQETEVVDPAVRTARNVRDSDGTLVLYVGKPCGGTELTIHFARCDTWPGGPRAMCCVSLDREQWTAAVSRVVHWMRTNCICTLNVAGPRESEAPGIEVMGRQFLDLCLEPGSAS
- a CDS encoding FadR/GntR family transcriptional regulator translates to MDFTVTPARKPKVYEEVVRQIEELIASGALRDGDRLPPERELAQLFKVSRNSVREAVFALENRGLVVSKVGAGTFVRGAEQDLIDPLARAIEQQRQRLHEIFEFRLLLEPQIIGLAALHVSGEQLQELEALVAAQEARIAEGLPWGDLDSRFHRLIVQASGNQVLCKVFQQLDAILDEVRDETLQTASRARESLATHQRIVEALRRGDPEAASREMEDHLIGVEEAKDRS